The Streptomyces sp. HUAS MG91 sequence AGCGCGCCCCGTGCGCCCCGCCGGTACCGTCTCCGTATGGACACGTCATGGTGGCTGGCGCTCGCGGCCGTCGTTCTGCTGGCGCTGGTCGCGACGCTCGTCGACGGCTGGGGGCGTGGCACGCGGCTGCGCCGGCGGGCCCGGCGGGGGCGGGTGGCGGGTGGGCCCGCGGCCGGGGAGATCTGGTGGGCGCTGGTGCCCTACGAGGACGGGCCCGGGGAGAAGGACCGGCCGTGCCTCGTTCTGGATCCGCGGGGGCGCACGGTGCTCGTCGCGAAGATCACCAGTCGGTATCACGGGGAGCGGCCCGGGGTGATTCCGTTGCCGCCGGGGGCCGTGGGGGATGCGCGGGGGCGGGCCAGTTTCCTGGAGACCGACGAGCTCCGCGAGGTTCCCGTCCGGGATTTCCGGCGCCGGGCCGGGGTGGTCGATCCGGTGCTCTGGGATCA is a genomic window containing:
- a CDS encoding type II toxin-antitoxin system PemK/MazF family toxin, translating into MDTSWWLALAAVVLLALVATLVDGWGRGTRLRRRARRGRVAGGPAAGEIWWALVPYEDGPGEKDRPCLVLDPRGRTVLVAKITSRYHGERPGVIPLPPGAVGDARGRASFLETDELREVPVRDFRRRAGVVDPVLWDQVRRLGW